The genomic region TGCTAAGAAACTTTTGGTAGCTCCATGACGCAAAAGGTTGAGCACCTTTATAGCAACTGTATGTCCATCGTGATCTAAAATTCCTTTATACACTGATCCGAAGCTACCCACACCAATTAAATTGGTAGAAGAGAACCTATTGGTTGCATTTAGGAGACTTTGGTAAGATATATTCAAAAGCAAATTTCTTGAGTCACTTgaggtattttcttttcttttctttcttaaagaacAAACAAGTAGCAGGGACACAACTATAGTTACTCCAAGAAGCCCAGACAATATAGAAATAATTAACTTTAAGGTTAGGGTTAACTTCCTCTTCTTGAATTTATTGTATTTGCATTTGGGAAGATGAAATTGAGCTATGCCCCCACAAAGCTTACCATTCCCCTTCATCAAAGTTGCACTAGTGTTCTTGAATGCTCCATCTATTGGTACCTCACCCTCAAAATGGTTGTAAGATAGAtccaaaaattgcaaaaagtgAAAGTGCTCTaaaaattttggaatgttgCCAGACAAGTTATTGTTAGAAAGATCTAATTGTTCAAGACCTCTTAATGATTCCAAAGTTGAAGGAATGATCCCTTGGAAGAGGTTTCCACTTATGGAGAAAATTCGCAACCTTACGCAACTACCAAGACTTGTTGGAATATTACCAAACAGCTTGTTTTCAGAAATATTCAAAAATtctagattttttaaatttctcactTCCTTGGTAAGGATACCAGTGAAATGGTTGGAAGACAAATCTAGAAAAATTGGTGAGAATGAGAGACCAATGACTTCTGGAGATATTGAACCACTAAGATTGTTATTATTAAGATACAACTCTATCAAATTTCGACAATTGCTTAAACTTAAAGGGATGTTGCCTTGAAGATTATTTGCATACAATTGCAAGTTTATCACTATTGTTAAATTTCCAAGAGAGGATGGAATATTCCCTGAGAAATTATTGGTAGATAAATCCAAAGATTGTAACTTGTTAAGCTTTCCAATTTCAAAGGGAATATTACCTGATATTTTGTTGTTCCACATTTCGAGTCTCTCCATATTGATCAAATTTCCTATTTGAGTAGAAATCTTTCCAGATATTTTATTATCATATAGAGATAGTGTGGTAAGAAGACTTGATAAGTTTCCAATGCACTTGGACAACTCTCCCCCAAAGTTATTGCTATCTATAGTTAAGAAAGTCAAATAGGTGGCATTCGTCAAAGAACAGAGAAAATTCAAGTCGTCTGCCCATCCATTTCCAAGATTGTTTGAGCTAATACTAAACATTGAAATTCTATTTAGCTTCTCAAAAGAAGGAACTTTTCCACTTAGTTTATTTTCGGACAATTGAAGTTGATCTAGATTTGAGGCATTAGATATTGAAACAGGAATAGATCCTGTAAATTGGTTCCTACCAATGCTAAATATTTCGATATTGGGTAGAGTGATACCTAAGCCCCATGGAAGATTCCCTTGGATTTGGTTGAACCCAACATCAAATAGCCTTAATGAAGACAAATTGAACATTGAGGGGGGAATTATACCAACCAAATTATTTGCACCCACACCAAAAAATGAAAGTTTGGTCAATTGCCCAAAAGAATCAGGGATAATCCCACCCAAGTTATTGTAAACTGCAGAAATCTTTTCTAAAAATGATAAGTTTCCAAAAGAAGGTGGAAAACTCCctgtcaaattatttttgtgaATGGCAAAAAATTGGAGCTTTGATAAGGTGCTAAGCGTTGCAGGAATTTCTCCAACCAAAAGGTTGTGACTGACATGAAAGACTTCGAGGTTTGCACAATGGGATAAATTGCTAGGAATTTCACCACTAAGTGTGTTATTAGCCAATCGTAAGAATTGCAATCTGTGTAAACGACCAATTTCTATAGGGATCTCGTtatgaaaactgttgtttaggAGGATTAGACTCTTTAAAAAGCTTAAATTTCCAACATGTGGTGATATGAAGCCTACCAGTTTCGAAGATTGCAAGTTCAGCACGGTAACCCTTTGATGTCGGCGACCACAGGTGACCCCTCCCCATTGGCAGAAGTGGATGCTGTGATTCCAAGAGCTCATAACCATGAGAGGGTCCTGAGTTATCTTAGCTTTGAACTCGAGCAATGCCAACCGGTCTGTCTCATTATTGCCGCCAACCACAGAGGTGATTAATATGCCATACCAGCATAAAACAATTAAGACACACATACAAAAGGAAGAGGTTTGTGAAGGTGGAGGATCTGAATTCAACTGGAAAAGCCCCATGCAAAGTCGCGCTTGCTACCAGTGGGTTTTAGTTTGTTGAAACAAAGCAGTGGGTTTGATTTTGCTGCGTTTAGAGCTCAGAGAAATACGCTATTTATAAGAATGTGAAGATTGAACTTTCTGTATATCGTGCAGATTGCGGACCCTACCCAAAAGACTTTAGGGACTTgggaaattttaattaaatcagTAATGGAAAATCTTTTTGATTGATTATATAGAATATCTTTGGTTATGAATGGGTacctaataaattttattttccatattGCATTCATTGAATCCACCAACTTATTGTTAAGCTATTGCCTTTTCATGTCAAACCTATAGAATCAGATAAGATCCAAGTTTTCCAATTCTTAGCCACACTGTAAGTTACACAGACGAAGAATAGAAACGTTAAGAAGTAAGGATTGGTTGGCTTGCACTAGCTAGTCAATCACGCGTTGAATTTTGGTATTGGAAACAGAACTTATCTACTTGTTTGTACTAAGTTAAATATCTTTAGAGACGGCTAGATAAGATGTTAAGTTATAAGACTTTAAGAactaatgtattaaaacttcaGTATATATTACGTTagcaaactatgatcaaaacatagagtctagatttaggcttgCTTAAAGTGTGATTTTATGTAAAATTAGAATTGAGTGATTGTAGGATTTATTAGTCAAAATCTGcaaggcttgatcgatcgaaagttAGACTCAATTGATCGAATCTCGTGCAggttaaattttttacaaaaattccaATTCAacccaagcccatatgacgtgtaaggttaagtgttttacttcacatataaaaagaaaaaccctagctatgttttagaagtctttaaagagttgtgtgttgaatcttctGTAAGtactagaggtgtttaccttcatacacataCAAAGAGTTGTCAAGATTAAGATTCacgtcaagaacttgatgatctctttagttgctgcataaagaattttaaagaagattttaaacttttgagtggagtcttAAAGTTACAAGTATGTGAACTTGTGGTTGTTGTAGGttaaagaaagaagtagtctgtggactcggagctgtcacatggtcgtggtagtaagttttatACACAAGGTaacaataagatgttagtggtctaagtcttattgtacaaactttaattttttcatagtggatctgtttttaaCTTGAGAATAGTTAGATTAAATCCTCTTTAGGCTTTTACCGGTTAAGTTTTTCTGGgatatcatattgttgtgttttttatttttccgcattatttacatgatatgattttattgtgttaacctaaatctgaataatttatctaaataatcacttggctaaataactaggttaaacaactcgtgttaaggggtctaaaaacatacATAAGAGTTGTAAGAATTGAATATTGAAAGTACATAGAGTTGAACACAAATAGGGTTATAAAATACCTAAGTTGTTTATGAATAGCTCAAACTTGACTCAATAAAATACTTGAGCAAACAAGTCAAGTTCAAACccaattttattctaaaatatcaaacgaGCCAAGcttaaatataataatgtgtTCTTAAACAAGCTCGGGAATATGATAACTtgaattatctatatataatactatatgtttatatgcatacttgtctaaaaatatatttatatagatttggattgtataaatatgaaaattggTTCATATGATATGAAATTATTATCTGtagtttattcataatataaactatttatttgtaataaaaattcatagatTTGCGAAagggtaaaatattttagtcatGGTTTTACTatgtaaaggaaaaaaaaatttgatcaaGTAGCTCATAAACAAATTCTAGTTCGCTTAATAAGTAAATGAACTTAACTTGAACATGTAATCTTACTTGGTAATGGGCTCGAGCTAGCTCGTAttcgaaataaaattaaatgaacaagCCTAAACTTTTAATACTCTGTTTGGCTCGTCTTGTTCACAACcccaaagaagagagagaaagaacttGGTGGGAATTGGGAATAAGataaaaaggaggaaaaaagaaaaaaagagagtgagaaagcAAGAAAGGCATTTGGTTGGAGAAGATATGGGTGGGAGAGGTGTTACTTGCCTATTGGTGGATTAGTTTTTTCTTGATAAGCTTTGTGGGTTTCTTCTTAAAATAATGCTAtctccacaatattttcacgtaaactttacaacaaattctaagtggcaactattattatttctcatatggacaacattaatttttatccaCTATTAATAACTtgccatttaaaaattattgtgaaaatattatttacttagcattatttgattttattacatatatagCACTATGAATAGTGTTCTTATTGTTTACGCTAAATCATACATGCACTATGAATTGGtatgcattttattatttttttgcaccATCATTTTTGAAGAAGCAATTGGTACAATACAAGTGTACGTGTTAGTTTTTGAAACAAAACAGATAAAGAGGGTTTGAATTCGCAGCTTAGCTCTCATTGGAAAAGCACATTTATAAGAATTTGGTGAGAAAACAACGTACTGCATGTAGTGCGGAACCAACTTTCTTAATtgtaattattctaaaaaaaaactttcttcatTGTAATCAAAGCATGTAATAGTCAGTGACTCAGTGGCCCATTACCTTTATAATTAGTGGAAAATCAAAATATTCTtgattcaatataaaaatattagggAAATTATACTTCTTTCTTTTGAGGTTTGAGCAAATGACACTTTACCTCAAACTTAAAGGGAAAGAACATTTTTTCCCTTTGACATCCAATTAATCAaactttattaaattaatattaaaaattttgtgttctAATCTGCCCCTCGCTTAAGGGTGGGTTTACAAAAGTATcatattttatgattaaaatttatagtttaaaatttttaattaaagtatattttaaaatactaagTATGAATTTtgcttccattttttttatcgGGTTATGAAGAGATTTGCCGTTGCAAGCGTTTTGGTGTTtgataaattttgcatttttttttctaaattaattagttatttttttactaaccatggttaaacttttgtaaagaatttcttatagaaatttagaatattttattgCTAATATAAACAGAAAGGGGAGGAGTGTTAATTCCTTCAAACTTCAAGAGaggaaagtgtttttttttttttttttcctgcaagTTTGGGGTAGAGTGTTATTCTTCCAAACCTCAAGGAAGAGGAGAGTAATTAACCAAAAATGTTCAAATAAGTGTGGCTGatattactattttaattttgggtttcaaaaaagaaggaaaaattaattttggacATGGAAATTTCAATATAGTGGTAATTGAGCAAATTCtaggtttcaaaattttgacgTACTATTAAATactcttttgaatttttaatatttaatttgaaataccAAATGCTTGTTGTATGATTTATATGCTTGATGGTAAATTTACGCATCAAGCTTCAAAAAGTTTAACCGAAAGGCTAAAATGAGTCTATAACTAACAATGTAGTCAATTCAAACTTGGAAGGAAACCTAAAAAAACAGGGACCTACATGAGCAGTTTGCTTTTTAGTGATGCCCCATTTTCAAATGCACCTGGTCCAACTTATTATTGTGGGAAGCTATTGCAAGTGAAGTATATCGAATCAGAAAGAGTTGAAAGTTATCTGTATTTTAGCCAAAGACTTGGTGCAACATGGAGATGGATAAGTCTTTGTAGGGGTGTTTGCAGTACGGTTCAGTGCTTTTTTGGATTATTTTTAGCACCGTATTTTGTGGTGCAATTTGGTCAAAACTATAACCGCACCAAACCGCAATTTTGCAGTTATAGATGCAGTGTGGTGCGGTGTTCAAAGTGCAATTTAACCGGTTTAGGGCTGctatatttctcaaaaattccGCATTTCTCACCTCTTCCTCTTCCTACCGACACAcacactcaaaaacaaaaataacaaacagAACATAGTaatcaaaaaagagaaaggagtGGGTGTGTGAGACTTAAAGAAATAAACCTGAAGTCAAGAGATTGTGAGAATCTGATAGATTGGAGAGATTGACGGTGAGAGATGGAGAGAGAGGCGGTGAGATCGGTACTTGGTGGTGGCAGTGTGGCAAGGTGTGGCGGCTAGGTCTTGATGAGTGGGAGCGTGTGGTGTGACACAGTGAGTTGAGAGAGGCTAAAGCCGCTAAACGCCATGAATATGAGTGAGACCGTGAAGGTGATTTACTGATATTGTGATACAAACTTTATTTGATACTTGAGAGAGGCagctagtgttttttttttcttatatatatatatatatatatatatattaaatttttagtatatatcttaaaattttaatataaaatggatatttataattatatcaaatggatatttattataattatatttaatatttctaTGAAATTACCTTTTCAAAATATGATGTGGCAAAATTTTAATGGAGAATgtaaatatatgaaattctaTAGGAAATCTTGATTAGAAGTTAAACTCATCAATTAAAATGTATGTATTGGAATATTAACTTGAAAAATTATAAGGCTTCAAAAATTTGTGGCGAAGTTTTAtagattttgtaaaaaaagtcaaatatcTTTGCTCTTAATTATACTCAAAtggtattttgaaaaaagaaaaaaaataacaaaatttagttacaaaattggttatagcataagactacaaccttacttatatatatttatttgaggtgaattttgacaaatctatcattggattacatcttcttcttatatactctatatttgtaaaatttctagaaaattaaatattaatagctacgtcatcaataaattatttaaatagcaaatttttgtagtttaaaattatgcataatatataagtttataaattatatagtaaataatattcaattgatataaaatttgacatgtgtattaagagtgtaaagaatatgtaattcaacggttagattttcaaattatgcagtaatatttattttattaagtaatatTTGTAATCTTAGGTTACAACTATTTTTGAAGctaaactttgttaaaaataaataaaaaataaaaaaaagtagaaaaagaaaggaagaagagtGCATATATACTTTTGCctcttgagttttttaattacCTGTTGACCAAGGCCCCGTGCAATATCAAGTTCTGTAATCCATATGGGCAATCCTGTGGAAGCAAGAGTATCGATAGAAGATCTCACGTAAGCAATGTCTGGAGGATTGTTGAAATGGGCCTCAAGCCCAATTCCTAGTAACATATTATTGTTTCCAGGGAAGCTTTGGATCTGTTTCAGCTTCTCTACGTACTTAGCCGGCGTTGATAAAGGGTCGTTGCTATCCTCTATGGTATTATACTCAATCAAAAACAAGGTACTTGTTCCATCAATCCGTTGAGCAGCATTGTAAAAGGTTGCCGAGGCATTTGGTCCGAGCTTATCTTCGAAAGTTGAGAAGTGCACGTACATTTTCATTCACAACATCCAATGCAATAACCTGGCCTTTGTACCTTGACATAATGGAATTGATCCTTTTATTTACATCCACAGCAAGATCAATTGGTGAAAGTGCAGAAACCCAATCTTTTATCCTGTCGGACTGTGCCCACAAAACAGTGTGGCCTCGAACTGATAtagatttttgttttgcaaACTCAATCAACAAATCAGCGTCTGTGTAGTCCTCTTGGCCAGGGGAGGGTTCATTGATATACCATTTCATTTCATCCTCAAATACTGTGACTGTGAACCTTGAGATGAACCAATTTTGGTATGCTGTATTGGTGAGGATGTTTTTATTTATGGCAGTGCCAAATGAGAAACTTAGATCTATCTCTATAAATGAGATTTTTGCGTTAGGTAAGGGGTTGCCTTGTTCATCAACTGCACGGACTCTCACGTTTCTCTTACGTGCCTACGAAAATTGAAGAGTCTTAATTTACTAATACATAATTTTCCATTCACATTTGTTGTTACATTGTTCTAactaatttgttatattatataCATTAGTGACTACAGAAAGTGAAACCTTTTGAAACAGTTATTGTTTTACATTTGCCTTCTCAATACTTTTATCTTGATGGGACTTCCACTGCTTTTGGGTGAAAGGTTGCAATGAGATGCTATTTGCCCATTTCTCCACCGACGCATTCTTGCTCTGAAAAGATTACCGCAAATGTTAGATGCTTGGAGAagctaacaaaaaataaacatggGACTCTAGCATTGAATTGAAAAGTTAGGATTAAATGGACAGCCTTACCctctatttaatttaattttttcttaatatagtcaaattacaatcaaatgctgaaaactaaattaaatttgCATTTAGATGGCTCTGACTTCTGAGTTatcccatttttttattttttatttttatttagttctttatttcttgaaactaaaatttttccaAGATATTTTAGAATCAATAGGTTTAGGggaacaaaatttttcaattttttttttcaacaatgaatgagttggcatacttttattcctaaaatttgtgaaaaattttgtattcctaatattacttttttttttataataataatccaAGTTTTAACATGATAACGAGACTAGTTTAGGCATGGCCTTAAAAGGGAACCTATATAGGGAAGGAGGGAGTCAATTTTAAATTCTTATCAAAGATGGATCAGCATCATTGTAGTATAGAAGGAAAAACACATAATAggcacaccaaaaaaaaaggagtgaaaAGCACCTCAAAATAGAGCTCAGCTGGCCCTGATGCATTTACAGTGAGTCCACCCTAGAACATGGACCAGCACTTTGACTTCACAAAAACAGAACCAACAAGTTTTCACCCGGCGGCTTTAGAAATTTTATCCAGAGGGTTCATTAAGGAATAtaagttcaaaaaaaattttaattaaaataaaacttgactATATCAAgttactaacaaaaaaaaaaaaaaacgcaaatacATAAGGTTGTACAATTTCTTTCTACACCACCACACACTCTTAGTACGATagtactccacaagtataagtgcttgtgagatGTGGAGGGTAAGGGCCGGGATCAAGTCTCTAGGAGTGAACTATctttacacttagattaggttaaagtagaatttctatcttgcatataaaatatatatataaaaaaacaatttatttctacaagttttaatattttgaatcaTTACAAACCCTCTgtatttcctaaaaattaaattatataaagttatatcaTGTTTATACTATTCATGCTCACATTCGCACACATCACAattcatacaaaaaaattatttgaaaaatgttcATAATTAGTATTAAACACACtcacacatataatataaatttataataaaatagacaCTCACAAATATtcactctttattattagagtTGAAGATATCAAGATAGTCAGATAATTAACTGAGATGAAATGAGATtcatgagagagagatctaTATGATCTGTGCTATTATTTGGTTTTAGGATGGGCTAATCTGTGTTGTTTTAGTTTTGGATTGGGTTGGCCTATgttattatttagttttgaGTTAGACTTATTTGCGATTAGGGTGTGCAAAATTTAAGTTAAAgtgttcaaaaatattttttaaagtaaaataagctaataaaaaaatatttttttatataatatttttattttcaagtcagggggttcatttgaaccccttgAACATCACTTAACGCCGCCCTTGCCCAGTAGTTGTTTTGAAAACAGCACTTAATAGTAAATCTCCATCACTGACTTGGATTAAGCTGCAGTAAACTAAGCAGATTAGTGAAATTGCAAAAAGATTTGTGAAGGTGAGAAGCAATGTTACTAGAGAAGCCTTCAAAACTATGTTAAAGCAAGAAAATGTTGGCAAAGTTAATTGAtgcaaatttgtattgatgGTAACAAGTGTTTGggaaatttcaaaatcaatgtGAAAAAGATAATTTACCAGAGAATGTGTAGAGCTTGTCCTTTCTAAAATAAAGCTTCTGAGAGATGCTATCTGTTGGCTAATTTCTATTATGAGCGACAATGTATTTTTCGCCTTCTGATACGCTTTGTTCAATTTTTACATTCCTAAATGTAGACCATCCTCTCAAGCCATGATTCAACTTAGTGTTTTTGATAATTCCTCCACTATATTGAGGTTTAGGAGGATTTGCCAAACACTGAGGTTGTGAataaagaagatttttttttttttttattttaaagatttcatataatacatatatatatatatatatatatatatatatcctcacATTCATTAATCAATTTACAgtatagaataataaaaattaattgcaaGAAGCTTACCTAGCTCAATGCTGGCTGTGTAATCATATGTTAAAGCATTAGCTCCAAACCCTAcaaaacatcaaaaaatttccccccttttttggttaataatgtggagtaaaaaataaaaaaagctaaaCACTTTAACAATTAAAGAAAAGTAAATGTAATATTATTATGCTTTGATTTACCAAGATGTAGttgcaatcaaattttgaaaattaaccTTGCACTTGGAAgtgtttttttcttatatatatatatatatatatatatatatatatatatatatatgttttgataATTCCCTGTTTATGCTCCAAttcctcttttatttatattattattcttgGGTAAACGGCAGTTAAAGAAAAAGGTGGAAGGAGAAGGTTTGTTTGGGTTTGAAAACTCATTTCTCACATGACCAAAGATACTTGTCAGTTTTTTATTGTGTCACCTAATCTTGTTTATAGGAATTTCTACAAATTGGGTTGTATAAAAACTTTGACCATTTACATATATGGAAATGCAAGAAAGTATGTAGATGGGGAAAATCCTTACTTTGCCTTTTAAaagaaatcattaaagaaaCCTAAGGTGAACATGAAacactttttattaaaaaaaaaaaaaaaaaaccctattctTGTTAGGCAAgaaattattctaaaaataGGGAAAATCCCACAAATACTTTAAAATTCAGGGATTTTATTGGATCTTATATTGGCTCATTGGGCCTGCATTAACGATAAGCAATTGTGGCTGTGGACTCAGCCCACAAATGGAAAAACTGAAACATCACGAGAATGAACCTACTAAAAAAGTTGCAAATTACTTTTATCCAATTCTgtaagtttcattaaaaaaaaaatggttggttAGTTTTAAGATTAATTATTGTCTGATTAGGGGTGTGTAACTAACCCACCAACCTGCCAAAACCGACTTTGATCTAACCAACccgttgggttgggttagtttATAGaggttggtgggttgggttgggtaaAATACTATAGTGGGTCGGATTGGGTTGGGATTTTAAGATTTACAAATCCATCTAATCTAACCCGACACACttgtatttaatatatatatatatatatatatatatatatatatatataattttaaaaatatattatacaattttgttatttactttttaccCATCTTcctaaataaaacccaaatcctAAATTCTCCTCATATAATTTGTGTTGGTTTGACGTTATATTCATGAttatttgattataaatttgttcttatttgTTGTAGTGTTGTTCTAATtctcaatttaatatttataatagcAATTAAAGAAAATCTGTCCAATTCATGGGTCCAACTCAATTTACGTGAGTTGtgttggatttgatttttttcacctattatggtgggttgggttgaaaaaagCCATAACCCAACCCATGTACACCCTTGACTTTGACTTACACACTATTCAAAGGCCCAGTGGGTCAAAATGATAATTGTAGAGTGAAAAACACGATTTTCAACTCTGTAGTTTGATAACTTAGTAACCCACTGTGTAGCCCAATAGGCCCTATTTTGTAACTAGACGGGTCAACCTCCATCTCTGGCTGCTCTTCCCCAATCTGTTTGTTGGGCCCTAATTAGCAATGATGGTCCCAACTCCCAAACCCCCCTTGTCTTCTTAATAAATTTcatcattcaaatatatattgcGCATGGCATTGGCTACGAAATTCTTAATATAGgagggaaaaggaaaaaaaaaaaaaaaacatgatagCTATGACTATGGACAAGCTACAAGATTGATTATTTGCTCCAATGTTATATGTCATAAACTTACCTTATCATGATGATAACCTTCATAATAAGTCATTATTCTTGTGCACCTGTGGTGATGAAAGATAATTTCAATATATTAGAATAATAAGCTTTGTGTTTTAAATAATGACGATATGCTGAATGAGGCATTTTGtagaatattaaaaacaaaaaaaccattatCAATACTTTAAGGAATTTTCCTCAAAGTGTAGTAAAAAGAATCTCCTCCAAACTATTATGTGGGAATTCATAGGACAAATATGTGCATTAAATCACTTGAGTCATTACATTATTTAAACTAGTTACATAATTACTAAACTGGTCATATAACTAAAACTACATGTTGATGATCATATGAACCATCACATAGTGAATTGGAGGAAATTTTCTCTTGTTTGGAGGAAAATCTATTAATGACTTAATGCATAAATTAAGCTTTCATTTATGTTTTACTAGTAAGAAAATTCGTGATGCATGAATGCCCATTTGTAGGATTAACAAATCCCAACTAATTAGAATTTGTGGAATTAGTAATCATTTAATTAGAGTTTACtaaactagtatgtaacccatGCAAACGCataaatgcatttaaaattaagcacactttttattataaaaatataaataattagtcaaattattattttttaaaagtaaacgCAATTAGTCACATGTTAAAAttcttatttaaatttaatactatatatgattttttttttaatttttaataagatagaacttgtggtgatttttattgagtatatatgattgctttttttagaaattttttttgtaattcattaatattagattcttagtattttgcactcattaactcacttgacacaaaaattaaaaaactttggagg from Castanea sativa cultivar Marrone di Chiusa Pesio chromosome 11, ASM4071231v1 harbors:
- the LOC142617387 gene encoding putative LRR receptor-like serine/threonine-protein kinase At3g47570, whose product is MGLFQLNSDPPPSQTSSFCMCVLIVLCWYGILITSVVGGNNETDRLALLEFKAKITQDPLMVMSSWNHSIHFCQWGGVTCGRRHQRVTVLNLQSSKLVGFISPHVGNLSFLKSLILLNNSFHNEIPIEIGRLHRLQFLRLANNTLSGEIPSNLSHCANLEVFHVSHNLLVGEIPATLSTLSKLQFFAIHKNNLTGSFPPSFGNLSFLEKISAVYNNLGGIIPDSFGQLTKLSFFGVGANNLVGIIPPSMFNLSSLRLFDVGFNQIQGNLPWGLGITLPNIEIFSIGRNQFTGSIPVSISNASNLDQLQLSENKLSGKVPSFEKLNRISMFSISSNNLGNGWADDLNFLCSLTNATYLTFLTIDSNNFGGELSKCIGNLSSLLTTLSLYDNKISGKISTQIGNLINMERLEMWNNKISGNIPFEIGKLNKLQSLDLSTNNFSGNIPSSLGNLTIVINLQLYANNLQGNIPLSLSNCRNLIELYLNNNNLSGSISPEVIGLSFSPIFLDLSSNHFTGILTKEVRNLKNLEFLNISENKLFGNIPTSLGSCVRLRIFSISGNLFQGIIPSTLESLRGLEQLDLSNNNLSGNIPKFLEHFHFLQFLDLSYNHFEGEVPIDGAFKNTSATLMKGNGKLCGGIAQFHLPKCKYNKFKKRKLTLTLKLIISILSGLLGVTIVVSLLLVCSLRKKRKENTSSDSRNLLLNISYQSLLNATNRFSSTNLIGVGSFGSVYKGILDHDGHTVAIKVLNLLRHGATKSFLAECQALRNIRHRNLVKVLTSCSGIDYQGHDFKALVYEFMKNGNLDEWLHPTPKTNETLEKPRNLSLLQRLNIAIDVANALDYLHHHCQTRIVHCDLKPSNVLLDDEMIGHVGDFGLARLLFDATRECSIDQSSSIGVRGTIGYAPPEYGMGNEVSTYGDVYSYGILLLEMFTGKKPTDNIFQDGFNLHDYVEAALPERVIDIVDLILLWEREEGETQMNDITSNECQIPSLKIQECMILILEIGVACSIAFSRERMNMGAVIIGLHSIRKKLLVVMNIHSQRLQATGAQG